A part of Lutra lutra chromosome 2, mLutLut1.2, whole genome shotgun sequence genomic DNA contains:
- the LOC125092979 gene encoding histone-binding protein RBBP4-like, producing MADKEAAFDDTVEERVINEEYKIWKKNTPFLYDLVMTHVLEWPSLTAQWLPDVTRPEGKDFSIHRLVLGTHTSDEQNHLVIASVQLPNDDAQFDASHYDSEKGEFGGFGSVSGKIEIEIKINHEGEVNRARYMPQNPCIIATKTPSSDVLVFDYTKHPSKPDPSGECNPDLRLRGHQKEGYGLSWNPNLSGHLLSASDDHTICLWDISAVPKEGKVVDAKTIFTGHTAVVEDVSWHLLHESLFGSVADDQKLMIWDTRSNNTSKPSHSVDAHTAEVNCLSFNPYSEFILATGSADKTVALWDLRNLKLKLHSFESHKDEIFQVQWSPHNETILASSGTDRRLNVWDLSKIGEEQSPEDAEDGPPELLFIHGGHTAKISDFSWNPNEPWVICSVSEDNIMQVWQMAENIYNDEDPEGSVDPEGQGS from the coding sequence ATGGCCGACAAGGAAGCAGCCTTTGATGACACAGTAGAAGAACGTGTGATCAACGAAGAGTACAAAATATGGAAGAAGAACACCCCTTTTCTTTACGATTTGGTGATGACCCATGTCCTGGAGTGGCCTAGCCTAACTGCGCAGTGGCTTCCAGATGTAACCAGACCAGAAGGGAAAGACTTCAGCATTCATCGACTTGTTCTGGGAACACACACGTCCGATGAACAGAACCATCTTGTGATAGCCAGTGTGCAGCTCCCTAACGATGATGCTCAGTTTGATGCTTCACACTACGACAGTGAGAAAGGAGAATTTGGAGGTTTTGGCTCAGTTAgtggaaaaattgaaatagaaatcaagATCAACCATGAAGGAGAAGTAAACCGGGCACGTTATATGCCCCAGAACCCTTGCATCATTGCAACAAAGACTCCATCCAGTGATGTTCTTGTTTTTGACTATACAAAACATCCTTCCAAACCAGACCCTTCTGGAGAGTGCAACCCAGACTTGCGTCTCCGTGGACATCAGAAGGAAGGCTATGGACTTTCTTGGAACCCAAATCTCAGTGGGCACTTACTTAGTGCTTCAGACGACCACACCATCTGCCTCTGGGACATCAGTGCTgttccaaaggaaggaaaagttgtGGATGCGAAGACCATCTTTACAGGGCATACAGCAGTAGTAGAAGATGTTTCCTGGCATCTGCTCCATGAGTCTCTGTTTGGGTCAGTTGCTGATGATCAAAAACTTATGATCTGGGATACTCGTTCAAACAATACTTCCAAACCAAGCCACTCAGTTGATGCTCACACTGCTGAAGTGAACTGCCTATCTTTCAATCCTTACAGTGAGTTCATTCTGGCCACAGGATCAGCCGACAAGACTGTTGCCTTGTGGGATCTGAGAAATCTGAAACTTAAGTTGCATTCCTTTGAATCACATAAGGATGAAATATTCCAGGTTCAGTGGTCGCCTCACAATGAGACCATTTTGGCTTCCAGTGGTACTGATCGCAGACTGAATGTTTGGGATTTAAGTAAAATTGGAGAGGAACAATCCCCGGAAGATGCAGAAGATGGGCCACCAGAATTGTTGTTTATTCATGGTGGTCACACTGCCAAGATATCTGATTTCTCCTGGAATCCCAATGAACCTTGGGTGATTTGTTCTGTATCAGAAGACAATATCATGCAAGTGTGGCAAATGGCAGAGAACATTTACAATGATGAAGATCCTGAAGGAAGCGTGGATCCAGAAGGACAAGGGTCCTAG